The following are encoded together in the Pleurocapsa sp. FMAR1 genome:
- a CDS encoding polysaccharide biosynthesis tyrosine autokinase, which produces MIRILIVDDQKSVRENMKLRLEAEPDLEIVGVAQDGYGGIKLAATLDPDVVLMDLEMPKLDGLAATKIISQQNPDLNVIILAIQDRDRLLLQALNAGAKGYLLKNADVQEIVNTIHLVYEGNKFAKHQTHRLNGSGIENNNERAKFALPKLTNVNEVTENDAYFQKRSNQTARAQPEFNFSTLLFILKRRYPPALMGFFGVLLGAVLYLTFVKRTYQATASMILQDRQESISELGKDLSSIVGSNEYSPLASQVELIKSKSVLNSTLKNIAQEKKGYSLENISAEQIKENLNITILPNTNIIKISYVNSDPEFASALLNKIVDAVIANNTNNIRSEASSVRQFLETKVRERTDKVAQAEKAENSYRQQQGLVSLDSQTANLVNSLNNLATQEQNISTQIKEEEAKINNLQQLANVDDAKSAYVAGRIGQDQQLGTLRNQLTDVEAQLAAAKSNFTDNNPTVIALQEKKEKILALYQKKVGEVSGEAGTTPSSVANGNSLGQTENGLGQEVFSELITNQTQLEANKDKLAAIQTEKEKINKQISLLPDKVQSLTELVRQQEQANESLQFLQRKLEEARIAEAQLISNFQIVEPASQPDAPSSPNIPVVLAIAIVIATILMAGIILLLEKIDRTLYDGKEVEQKLHIPFLATLPYLPHSTQNLSRIRAFLNDSNLYEPYRFLLKSLESRRQNQLKVVVVTSAIADEGKSEIACHLGVVSAMLSKRTLIIDAHLHQPTQHSLFELQLQPGLREIVEHSSSLATTVQPTKIKNLSVLASGTPTANCWTILESAAIKNILQEAAEQYDLVIIDTPAVSSSCDAYTLSKYSNGIVMVTRPFHTIKNALEKTVIDLQKSNAAIIGFVINNAAKQPQKLDDSLQVNARELLVLPSSKPTKNSRKDAEEIHKL; this is translated from the coding sequence ATGATTCGTATTTTAATCGTAGACGATCAAAAAAGTGTCAGAGAAAATATGAAGTTAAGATTAGAAGCAGAACCAGACTTGGAAATAGTCGGGGTTGCTCAAGATGGTTATGGGGGAATTAAGCTGGCAGCAACTTTAGATCCTGATGTTGTTCTAATGGATTTAGAAATGCCTAAGCTAGATGGCTTGGCTGCAACTAAAATAATAAGTCAGCAAAATCCAGACTTGAATGTAATAATCTTAGCTATTCAAGACCGAGATCGACTATTGCTTCAGGCTCTAAATGCAGGTGCTAAAGGCTATTTGCTCAAAAACGCTGATGTCCAAGAAATTGTCAACACAATTCATTTAGTTTACGAAGGTAATAAGTTTGCCAAACATCAGACTCACAGGCTAAACGGCAGTGGTATTGAGAATAACAATGAGCGAGCAAAATTCGCGCTTCCTAAGCTAACAAATGTCAATGAAGTGACAGAAAATGATGCTTATTTTCAAAAAAGAAGCAATCAAACGGCTAGAGCGCAGCCAGAATTTAACTTTTCTACTTTACTTTTTATTCTAAAGCGTCGTTATCCTCCTGCTTTGATGGGATTTTTTGGCGTTTTGTTAGGTGCAGTTTTATATTTGACCTTTGTCAAAAGAACTTATCAGGCTACTGCCTCAATGATTTTGCAAGATCGTCAAGAAAGTATTTCAGAATTGGGCAAGGATTTGAGCAGTATTGTCGGTAGCAACGAATATAGTCCTCTGGCTAGTCAAGTCGAGTTGATTAAATCAAAATCGGTTTTAAACAGCACCCTTAAAAATATTGCCCAAGAAAAAAAAGGCTATTCCCTAGAAAATATCTCTGCCGAGCAAATCAAGGAAAATTTAAACATAACAATCCTTCCTAATACTAATATCATCAAAATAAGCTATGTAAATTCCGATCCAGAGTTTGCATCTGCTTTATTAAATAAAATTGTGGATGCAGTTATCGCTAACAATACTAACAATATCCGTTCTGAAGCTAGCTCAGTTAGGCAATTTTTAGAAACTAAAGTAAGAGAACGGACAGATAAAGTCGCTCAGGCAGAAAAAGCAGAAAATAGTTATCGCCAACAGCAAGGTCTTGTTTCTCTTGATAGTCAGACTGCTAATCTAGTAAACAGCTTAAATAACCTAGCAACTCAGGAGCAAAATATATCAACTCAAATAAAAGAAGAAGAAGCGAAAATTAATAACCTTCAACAACTAGCAAACGTAGATGATGCTAAATCTGCTTATGTTGCAGGTAGAATTGGTCAAGATCAGCAGCTAGGAACCTTGAGAAATCAGTTAACAGATGTTGAGGCACAATTAGCTGCTGCTAAATCTAATTTTACCGACAATAATCCTACAGTAATTGCTCTTCAAGAAAAAAAAGAAAAAATTCTGGCACTCTATCAAAAAAAAGTTGGTGAAGTTTCAGGTGAAGCAGGAACAACACCTTCATCTGTGGCTAACGGAAATAGTCTGGGTCAAACAGAAAATGGCTTGGGTCAAGAAGTTTTCAGTGAGCTAATTACTAATCAAACTCAACTAGAGGCAAATAAAGATAAACTCGCAGCTATACAAACTGAAAAAGAGAAAATAAATAAACAAATTTCTTTATTACCTGACAAAGTTCAATCACTTACAGAATTAGTCCGTCAGCAAGAACAAGCCAATGAAAGTCTTCAGTTTCTCCAGCGTAAACTAGAAGAAGCTAGAATTGCTGAAGCACAGTTAATTAGTAACTTTCAAATTGTCGAGCCAGCCAGCCAGCCAGATGCTCCTAGTTCTCCTAATATTCCTGTGGTATTAGCGATCGCCATAGTCATTGCTACTATTTTGATGGCGGGAATTATTTTGCTGTTAGAAAAGATTGACCGCACTTTGTACGATGGCAAAGAAGTAGAGCAGAAACTACATATTCCTTTTTTGGCTACTTTACCCTATCTTCCCCATAGCACCCAAAATTTAAGCCGAATTAGAGCATTTTTGAACGATAGCAATCTCTATGAACCCTATCGTTTTCTGCTTAAAAGCCTAGAATCTCGAAGGCAAAATCAATTGAAAGTAGTTGTTGTCACTAGTGCGATCGCCGATGAGGGTAAATCAGAGATTGCCTGTCATTTAGGTGTAGTATCAGCAATGCTATCTAAAAGAACTTTAATTATTGATGCTCATCTACATCAACCAACACAGCATAGTTTATTCGAGCTCCAACTTCAGCCTGGATTAAGAGAGATAGTAGAGCATAGTTCAAGTCTGGCGACCACAGTACAGCCGACTAAGATTAAAAATCTTTCAGTTTTAGCTTCTGGAACTCCCACTGCTAATTGCTGGACAATTCTAGAGTCAGCAGCAATTAAAAATATTTTACAAGAGGCTGCGGAGCAATACGATTTGGTAATTATTGATACGCCAGCAGTGAGCAGCAGTTGTGATGCTTATACATTAAGTAAATATAGCAATGGAATAGTGATGGTAACGCGACCTTTTCACACTATTAAAAATGCTTTGGAAAAGACCGTAATCGATTTACAAAAAAGCAATGCTGCAATTATTGGCTTTGTGATTAACAATGCAGCCAAGCAACCGCAAAAGTTAGATGACAGTCTTC
- a CDS encoding glycosyltransferase family 4 protein yields MKIAVIGVKGIPAKQGGIEHYCQELYKDITRQGHSVDLYARSDYTKVDGFSRHMCNGVQVISLPSIPLKRGDAFVNSFFAAFVASLKKYDIIHFHALGPSLFCWIPRSLSSAKIVVTCHGLDWQRSKWSKFASSIIYRGEQTAVANADKLIVVSQDLQTYFQKKYAMDPTYIPTAPAEYSDSEANSDYVNSLGLEPKHYIIFLGRLVPEKRPELLLEAFKLLNSQRWKLVFVGDTSGTDNFKSELLEAKNDKIIFTNILTGTKLSDIVRNAGLFVLPSDLEGLPLVVLEAMREGIPVLASDIPPHQQLIGQDRGTLFKAGNLQSLIANLEQVLSQPTESRVKAKKAQEYVQANYSWKKVSYENLVLYTKLSKLLNNQSPKSGNSDRHK; encoded by the coding sequence ATGAAAATAGCCGTAATAGGTGTAAAAGGTATACCTGCTAAACAAGGTGGAATCGAACATTATTGTCAAGAACTTTACAAAGATATTACGAGGCAAGGTCATAGCGTCGACTTGTATGCTCGTTCAGACTATACCAAAGTAGATGGCTTTTCGCGCCATATGTGCAATGGAGTACAAGTCATTTCTCTGCCATCTATACCCTTAAAAAGAGGCGATGCCTTTGTTAATTCCTTTTTTGCAGCTTTTGTTGCTAGTCTTAAAAAATACGATATCATTCATTTTCACGCCTTAGGACCATCCTTATTTTGCTGGATACCTCGTTCATTATCTTCGGCAAAAATAGTTGTTACTTGTCATGGATTAGATTGGCAAAGATCTAAATGGAGCAAATTTGCCAGCTCGATTATTTATCGAGGCGAGCAAACGGCAGTTGCCAATGCTGATAAACTGATCGTGGTTTCTCAAGATCTGCAAACTTATTTTCAAAAAAAATACGCAATGGATCCTACTTATATACCCACTGCACCAGCAGAGTACTCTGATTCAGAAGCAAATTCTGATTATGTTAATTCTCTGGGATTAGAACCGAAACACTATATTATTTTTCTGGGCAGACTTGTACCAGAAAAACGCCCAGAGCTATTATTAGAGGCGTTTAAGTTACTTAATTCTCAGAGATGGAAATTAGTTTTTGTTGGCGATACTAGCGGAACTGATAATTTCAAATCTGAGTTGCTCGAAGCTAAAAACGACAAAATCATTTTTACTAATATACTTACAGGAACTAAATTATCAGACATTGTTCGCAACGCTGGCTTGTTTGTACTACCTTCTGATTTAGAAGGATTGCCGTTAGTAGTCTTAGAAGCTATGCGAGAAGGAATTCCTGTGTTAGCCAGTGACATTCCTCCCCATCAGCAACTAATTGGTCAAGATAGAGGTACGCTATTCAAAGCAGGAAATCTACAATCTTTGATAGCCAATCTAGAACAAGTTTTATCTCAACCAACAGAGTCACGAGTTAAAGCAAAAAAGGCTCAGGAATATGTCCAAGCCAACTACAGCTGGAAAAAGGTTAGTTATGAAAATTTGGTTTTGTACACTAAGTTGTCTAAACTCTTAAACAATCAATCACCAAAAAGCGGGAATAGCGATCGCCATAAGTAA
- a CDS encoding glycosyltransferase family 4 protein produces MRKPVLTLFYQFNPWQSSIGGIQSVIKYFIKYAPDEFRVRLVGTGKPGSSIGTWQSANYADKEIDFMPLIAIENDDVRGLIPTSVKYTTALLGRNLASDFMHFHRLEPMITALNWSGEKTLFVHNDIQKQISDSHKNAILWKYFPAGYFAVENMAFKKCSQIYVVNIESFKFYQQRYSEIADRIKYITNAVDLDFFNPLTSQQKQEKRKHFAKQQGLSENTQFILFAGRLHPQKDPILLIRSFAALKTDNVHLLIAGNGELAEEVQTEIDSLGLSQQVTMLGSVDRQKLATLYRISSAFILTSIYEGLPLAVLEALACGIPIVTTKAGDTPNFLTANSGVVTHDRTPEAIANAIQKILAQPQNYSREACIRVAQPYAARTIVENVFEQMWQHWSQQNSSLSVSMTQT; encoded by the coding sequence ATGCGTAAGCCTGTTTTAACGCTCTTTTACCAATTTAATCCCTGGCAAAGCAGTATAGGGGGAATACAATCTGTAATCAAATATTTCATTAAATATGCCCCTGATGAGTTTAGAGTCAGACTAGTTGGAACCGGAAAGCCAGGCTCTTCTATAGGAACATGGCAATCAGCAAATTATGCAGACAAAGAAATTGATTTCATGCCTCTAATTGCTATTGAAAATGATGATGTGAGGGGTTTAATACCCACCAGCGTAAAATACACGACTGCACTTCTAGGTCGTAACTTAGCTTCTGACTTTATGCACTTTCATCGATTAGAACCAATGATCACAGCATTAAACTGGTCTGGAGAAAAAACTTTATTTGTTCATAACGATATTCAAAAACAAATTAGTGATTCCCACAAAAATGCTATTCTTTGGAAATATTTTCCTGCTGGCTATTTTGCTGTAGAGAATATGGCTTTTAAAAAGTGCAGTCAAATTTATGTTGTCAATATTGAATCGTTTAAATTCTATCAACAGCGATATTCAGAAATAGCTGACCGCATTAAATATATAACCAACGCTGTAGACCTTGATTTCTTTAACCCTTTAACTTCTCAGCAGAAACAAGAAAAACGAAAACATTTCGCCAAACAGCAAGGTTTATCAGAAAATACGCAATTTATCCTTTTTGCTGGTCGTCTACATCCCCAAAAAGACCCAATTTTATTAATTCGTTCTTTTGCTGCTTTAAAAACTGACAATGTTCATTTGTTAATAGCAGGAAATGGAGAACTAGCCGAGGAGGTACAGACTGAAATTGACTCTCTGGGGCTATCACAGCAGGTAACGATGCTCGGTTCAGTAGATCGGCAAAAGCTGGCAACACTATATCGAATATCGAGCGCGTTTATCCTCACAAGTATTTATGAAGGTCTGCCCTTAGCTGTTTTAGAAGCTCTTGCTTGTGGCATACCGATAGTAACTACCAAAGCAGGAGATACGCCTAACTTTTTAACTGCTAATAGTGGCGTTGTCACTCATGATCGAACCCCAGAAGCGATCGCTAATGCTATTCAGAAAATATTAGCCCAACCACAAAACTATTCGAGAGAAGCCTGCATTCGTGTTGCTCAACCTTATGCAGCCAGAACAATTGTGGAAAATGTTTTTGAGCAAATGTGGCAACATTGGTCACAGCAAAATTCTTCTTTATCTGTTTCCATGACCCAGACTTAA
- a CDS encoding VPS10 domain-containing protein, translating to MFSLLSLLISIFNLGFNSAIIQKANLNLSGVFWVNNPQNTPNLEVQTIAEANTKKPEKEFWQPLKEPGVGGWISSVAISPHDRNLLVVGGDMLGVTVSYDGGKNWINGRGLKSWEIEEITFDPKLPNKIWLATKSGPYVSLDYGQTWQEKRSGFPNFEWGKYAAPVQQILIDPAKPKRLLAFTGNQRMSDSTNSHQGEVYESVDDGESWKQISSIGTNKDDGNNILDVSFAGTSSTRLFAATEQGLFRSDDSGHTWHTPIGNLPLGNQKTVATHPTNPDIVLATVEGHGIYRSMDGGKTFNLSVKGIDGISNETSFDNIRFAPSNPDLVLVGVSRPNDTFMSHDGGKTWSKTTGYQDTAYPMQTRSFRALAIDPHDSAHIVGGTGVSLWQSRNGGSKWQDISSTQLYNGTWKGNGYSGLVVINIRWNTYKLKQSAVAAMDSGKWISRNDMKSWWWAGSQKGNGMSDWGGWGDVSFTNTPAKRQVIYATEGQYEYSKGKGVYRSADGGKTWEFKGHPDAEGAQPFRIIAHPKQTNKVWLIWGNKLYFSQDSGDTWTRKLNNAGEIYELIENDKTPEFDLYVGSQKGLWLSKDLKGNDYSLILGSDTAPRAITRMDFVDGDTFYSVNQKNDNYSEKGLWMYDAKKWIQLTNNKNDGSTPFHWVSDIAVDPRNPQRLMAATDQDPFLSVSEATGVWKSEDGGKTWHQFNNGLAMQRVDNIQFKPDSSGTIVIGTSGGGSYIGHLP from the coding sequence ATGTTTAGTCTACTTAGTCTGCTCATCAGCATATTCAATCTGGGATTCAACTCAGCAATTATTCAAAAGGCTAATCTGAACCTATCTGGGGTGTTCTGGGTCAATAATCCTCAAAATACTCCTAATTTAGAAGTGCAAACAATAGCCGAAGCAAATACCAAAAAACCAGAAAAAGAATTTTGGCAACCTCTTAAAGAACCTGGTGTTGGTGGCTGGATTTCATCAGTGGCAATAAGCCCCCACGATCGCAATTTACTAGTAGTTGGTGGCGATATGTTAGGGGTAACAGTTTCCTATGATGGTGGCAAGAACTGGATTAATGGACGGGGTCTAAAAAGCTGGGAAATTGAGGAAATTACCTTCGATCCCAAGTTGCCGAACAAGATCTGGCTGGCTACTAAAAGTGGCCCTTACGTCTCTTTAGATTATGGTCAAACCTGGCAGGAAAAACGTAGCGGTTTTCCCAACTTTGAATGGGGAAAATATGCTGCACCAGTTCAGCAAATTTTAATCGATCCTGCAAAACCCAAACGCCTACTGGCGTTTACAGGTAATCAAAGAATGTCTGATTCAACTAATTCTCATCAAGGAGAAGTTTATGAAAGTGTCGATGATGGAGAAAGCTGGAAGCAAATTTCTAGCATTGGCACAAACAAAGACGATGGAAATAACATTTTGGATGTAAGTTTTGCTGGGACATCTTCTACTCGGCTTTTTGCTGCCACCGAACAGGGACTTTTTCGCAGTGACGATTCTGGCCATACTTGGCATACTCCAATCGGTAACCTGCCATTAGGAAATCAAAAGACTGTGGCAACCCATCCGACAAATCCAGATATTGTTTTGGCAACGGTAGAAGGGCATGGAATATACCGCTCTATGGATGGAGGTAAAACATTTAATTTAAGCGTTAAGGGTATTGATGGGATATCTAACGAGACATCTTTTGACAATATACGATTTGCTCCTTCTAATCCCGATCTTGTTTTGGTTGGTGTTTCCCGTCCCAACGACACCTTTATGAGTCATGATGGAGGAAAAACCTGGAGTAAGACAACAGGATATCAAGATACCGCTTATCCTATGCAAACCAGATCTTTTCGAGCTTTGGCAATCGATCCCCACGATTCTGCACACATAGTGGGCGGAACAGGGGTTTCTCTCTGGCAAAGCCGTAATGGAGGAAGCAAGTGGCAGGACATTTCCAGTACCCAGCTTTATAATGGTACCTGGAAGGGTAATGGTTACTCTGGTTTGGTGGTTATCAATATTCGTTGGAATACCTATAAACTAAAACAGTCTGCTGTAGCTGCTATGGATTCTGGTAAGTGGATCAGTCGCAACGACATGAAAAGCTGGTGGTGGGCTGGAAGCCAAAAAGGTAATGGTATGTCTGATTGGGGTGGATGGGGAGATGTTTCTTTCACCAATACTCCAGCTAAGAGACAAGTGATCTATGCTACTGAAGGTCAATATGAATATTCTAAAGGCAAGGGAGTCTATCGTTCAGCAGATGGAGGGAAAACCTGGGAGTTTAAGGGACATCCAGATGCCGAGGGAGCCCAGCCCTTTCGGATTATTGCTCATCCAAAACAGACCAACAAAGTTTGGTTGATTTGGGGTAATAAACTTTATTTTTCTCAAGACTCTGGTGACACTTGGACTCGTAAACTAAATAATGCTGGTGAAATCTACGAATTAATTGAAAATGATAAAACTCCAGAATTCGATCTTTATGTAGGATCTCAAAAGGGCTTGTGGTTATCTAAAGATTTAAAAGGTAACGATTATTCTCTAATACTAGGCTCAGATACTGCTCCCCGTGCCATTACGAGAATGGATTTTGTAGACGGCGATACATTCTATAGCGTTAACCAGAAAAACGATAATTATTCTGAGAAGGGCCTTTGGATGTATGATGCCAAAAAGTGGATTCAATTAACTAATAATAAAAATGATGGCTCGACTCCCTTTCATTGGGTATCAGATATTGCAGTTGACCCTCGTAATCCCCAGAGATTAATGGCTGCAACCGACCAGGATCCGTTTTTATCCGTGTCAGAAGCTACTGGTGTTTGGAAATCAGAAGATGGCGGTAAAACTTGGCATCAATTCAATAATGGTTTAGCTATGCAGCGGGTTGATAATATTCAGTTTAAGCCAGATTCTTCTGGCACGATAGTGATTGGGACTAGTGGCGGAGGTAGCTACATCGGTCACTTGCCTTGA
- a CDS encoding DDE-type integrase/transposase/recombinase — MPTRTVKYLNNSIEQDHRLIELRVTTSQNFRNFWSAYKTTSGYELMNMIPKGQSKNVKREAGLRCDLLLFKQLRNAHQESN; from the coding sequence ATGCCAACTAGAACTGTTAAATATTTGAACAATTCAATCGAACAGGACCATCGCTTGATCGAACTTCGAGTTACAACCAGTCAAAATTTCAGGAATTTCTGGAGTGCGTACAAAACAACTTCTGGCTATGAATTAATGAATATGATCCCAAAAGGTCAGAGCAAAAATGTGAAGAGAGAAGCTGGTTTGCGGTGCGACCTGCTGCTTTTTAAGCAGCTAAGGAACGCGCACCAAGAGTCAAATTAG